The Xanthomonas fragariae genome has a segment encoding these proteins:
- the nuoI gene encoding NADH-quinone oxidoreductase subunit NuoI translates to MNKITHYFKSLLLLELLGGLWLTLKYTFKPKYTVLYPMEKFPQSPRFRGLHALRRYPNGEERCIACKLCEAVCPALAITIDSAKREDGSRRTTRYDIDLFKCIFCGFCEESCPVDSIVETHILEYHFEKRGENIVNKLQLLAIGDRFETEIAERRAADAAFR, encoded by the coding sequence ATGAACAAGATCACCCATTACTTCAAGAGCCTGCTCCTGCTCGAACTGCTAGGCGGTTTGTGGCTGACGTTGAAATACACGTTCAAGCCCAAGTACACCGTGCTGTATCCGATGGAGAAGTTCCCGCAGTCGCCGCGCTTCCGTGGTTTGCACGCACTGCGTCGCTACCCAAACGGCGAAGAGCGCTGCATCGCCTGCAAGCTGTGCGAAGCAGTGTGCCCGGCGCTGGCCATCACTATCGACTCAGCCAAGCGCGAGGACGGTTCACGCCGCACCACACGCTACGACATCGATCTGTTCAAGTGCATCTTCTGCGGCTTCTGCGAAGAAAGCTGCCCGGTGGACTCGATCGTCGAGACGCACATCCTCGAGTACCACTTCGAGAAGCGTGGCGAGAACATTGTCAACAAGCTGCAGCTGCTGGCGATCGGGGACCGGTTCGAAACCGAGATCGCCGAGCGTCGCGCTGCCGATGCCGCCTTCCGTTGA
- the nuoF gene encoding NADH-quinone oxidoreductase subunit NuoF, translated as MTHHHASSGPVGSAPLPHQVVYTTLHYDTPWSYDSYLKTGGYAALRKILEEKIAPVDVIEMVKQSNLRGRGGAGFPTGLKWSFMPKGTMQKYILCNSDESEPGTCKDRDILRYNPHSVVEGMAIACYATGSTVGYNYLRGEFHHEPFENFELALADAYANGWLGKNILGSGVDIDIYGALGAGAYICGEETALMESLEGKKGQPRYKPPFPANFGLYGKPTTINNTETYASVPAIVRNGPEWFLGLSKTNNGGPKIFSVSGCVQKGGNFEVPLGTTFDELLEMAGGLRPGRKLKAVVPGGVSMPVLKAEQVSGLQMDYDTLRALGTGLGSGAIVVLDDSVCCVRFACRISQFFHKESCGQCTPCREGTGWMHRVLERIVAGKATIEDLHQLRTVAGQIEGHTICAFGEAAAWPIQGFLRQFWDEFEYYIVNGRSIVDTHVGVAA; from the coding sequence ATGACACATCATCACGCATCCTCAGGCCCGGTCGGTTCGGCGCCGTTGCCGCACCAGGTCGTCTACACGACGCTGCATTACGATACTCCGTGGTCGTATGATAGCTATCTGAAAACCGGTGGCTACGCTGCGCTGCGCAAGATTCTCGAAGAAAAGATCGCGCCGGTCGACGTTATCGAGATGGTCAAACAATCCAACCTGCGCGGCCGCGGGGGCGCAGGCTTTCCGACCGGCCTGAAGTGGTCGTTCATGCCCAAAGGCACGATGCAGAAGTACATCCTGTGCAACTCGGACGAATCCGAGCCGGGAACCTGCAAGGATCGCGACATCTTGCGCTACAACCCGCATTCGGTAGTAGAGGGCATGGCGATTGCCTGCTACGCCACAGGCTCGACCGTGGGTTACAACTACCTGCGTGGGGAATTCCACCACGAGCCGTTCGAAAACTTTGAACTGGCGTTGGCCGATGCCTACGCAAACGGCTGGCTGGGCAAAAACATTCTCGGCAGCGGCGTGGATATCGATATCTACGGTGCGCTGGGCGCTGGCGCCTACATCTGTGGCGAAGAAACTGCGCTGATGGAATCGCTGGAAGGCAAGAAGGGACAGCCGCGTTATAAGCCCCCGTTCCCGGCTAACTTCGGCCTGTACGGCAAGCCGACCACAATCAACAACACCGAGACCTATGCGTCGGTGCCGGCAATCGTTCGCAACGGCCCGGAGTGGTTCCTCGGGTTGAGCAAGACCAACAATGGCGGTCCGAAGATTTTCTCGGTTTCTGGCTGCGTGCAGAAAGGCGGCAATTTCGAAGTCCCGCTCGGCACCACCTTCGACGAACTGCTGGAGATGGCCGGTGGTCTGCGTCCGGGCCGCAAACTAAAGGCCGTGGTGCCGGGTGGCGTGTCGATGCCGGTTCTTAAAGCTGAGCAGGTCTCAGGTCTGCAGATGGATTACGACACCCTGCGTGCGCTGGGTACCGGCCTGGGTTCCGGAGCGATCGTGGTGTTGGACGACAGCGTCTGCTGCGTGCGTTTCGCTTGCCGCATTTCGCAGTTCTTCCACAAGGAATCCTGCGGTCAGTGCACACCATGCCGCGAAGGCACCGGCTGGATGCATCGCGTGCTGGAGCGCATCGTCGCAGGCAAAGCCACCATAGAGGATTTGCACCAGCTGCGCACCGTCGCCGGCCAGATCGAAGGGCACACCATCTGCGCCTTCGGTGAGGCAGCAGCGTGGCCGATCCAGGGGTTCTTACGCCAGTTCTGGGACGAGTTCGAGTACTACATCGTCAACGGTCGTTCGATCGTCGACACGCACGTCGGAGTGGCCGCATGA
- the nuoG gene encoding NADH-quinone oxidoreductase subunit NuoG: MSAQPVNPNVPPDHVTVEIDGQSLVVPKGSMIIQAADKAGIPIPRFCYHQKLPIAANCRMCLVDVEKSPKPSPACATPVMDGMKVTTRSEKALKYQRSVMEFLLINHPLDCPICDQGGECELQDVSLGYGRSVSRFNERKRVVPDEDIGPLVATEMTRCIQCTRCVRFTADIAGTYELGGMYRGENLQIGTYDGKPLTTEISGNVIDVCPVGALTNKVFQFRARPWELTARESLGYHDAMGSNLFLHVRRGEVLRTVPRENEAVNECWLSDRDRYSHQGLYSEDRAVKPLKKVNGEWTEVSWTEGLAAATQILRDNAGDTLGVLVHPSTSNEEGALLARLAEGLGSGNLDHRLLNRDFSDAAVAEVFATPLAEIEQADVVVLFGTNVRHELPLLHARLRKAHIQNRTQIHSVNPVDFDFAFTQASRTVVAPSQLAGALDDMALRDAVKGATRAVIVVGALAENHPQAAALRAAARDFAASTGASLCRIPQGANALGLVSQGVLPTARDVAGMLAQPRQAYVLYGIEPGLDFADAAAARSALAGSKVVAFSQFACASTRDVADVILPIGALPEIDASLTNLDGRVQTARAAGRLPIEAREGWRVLRALGGELGLAGFEFIDLVGLRAGMQNRSVSPVMSAQPVAASDGLEVAATAAIYRTDAVVRRAAALQSHPLNIAPCVAMHPEQAVQLQVGEGQIVKIGTDAGRATLPVVLDKRVAPGTVWIECGHGATAPLGAGRVTVVAA, from the coding sequence ATGAGCGCCCAACCAGTGAATCCGAACGTGCCACCGGATCATGTCACCGTCGAAATCGACGGGCAGTCTCTGGTGGTGCCGAAGGGCTCGATGATCATCCAGGCGGCAGACAAGGCTGGCATTCCGATTCCGCGTTTCTGCTATCACCAGAAGCTGCCGATCGCTGCCAATTGCCGCATGTGCCTGGTGGACGTCGAAAAGTCACCGAAGCCGTCGCCTGCCTGCGCGACCCCGGTGATGGACGGCATGAAAGTCACCACGCGTAGCGAAAAAGCCCTGAAGTATCAGCGCAGCGTCATGGAATTTTTGCTGATCAACCATCCGCTTGACTGCCCGATCTGTGATCAGGGCGGCGAGTGCGAGCTGCAGGACGTCTCGCTTGGTTACGGCCGTTCGGTCAGCCGCTTCAACGAGCGCAAGCGCGTGGTGCCGGACGAAGACATCGGTCCGCTGGTCGCCACCGAAATGACCCGCTGCATCCAGTGCACCCGCTGCGTGCGTTTCACCGCAGACATTGCCGGCACTTACGAGCTAGGTGGCATGTATCGGGGCGAGAACTTGCAGATCGGTACCTATGACGGCAAGCCGCTGACCACCGAAATTTCCGGCAACGTCATCGACGTGTGCCCGGTGGGCGCGCTGACCAACAAGGTGTTCCAGTTCCGCGCCCGCCCGTGGGAGCTGACCGCGCGCGAGTCGCTCGGCTATCACGATGCGATGGGCTCGAACCTGTTCCTGCACGTGCGTCGCGGCGAAGTGCTGCGCACCGTGCCGCGCGAGAACGAGGCGGTCAACGAGTGCTGGCTGTCCGATCGCGATCGTTATTCGCATCAGGGCTTGTATTCGGAAGACCGTGCGGTCAAACCGCTCAAGAAGGTCAACGGCGAGTGGACCGAGGTGAGCTGGACCGAAGGTCTGGCCGCTGCGACGCAGATTCTGCGCGATAACGCTGGCGATACGCTCGGCGTGTTGGTGCATCCGTCTACCTCCAACGAGGAAGGCGCGTTGCTTGCACGTCTGGCCGAAGGGCTGGGCAGCGGCAATCTCGATCACCGTCTGCTCAATCGCGATTTCTCCGATGCTGCAGTGGCCGAAGTTTTCGCCACGCCGCTTGCGGAAATCGAGCAAGCCGATGTGGTGGTGCTGTTCGGCACTAACGTGCGTCACGAGCTTCCGTTGCTGCATGCGCGTTTGCGTAAAGCGCACATCCAGAACCGCACGCAGATCCATTCGGTCAATCCGGTCGATTTCGATTTCGCCTTTACCCAAGCGAGCCGTACGGTGGTAGCGCCGTCGCAGCTGGCTGGCGCATTGGACGATATGGCTTTGCGCGATGCGGTCAAGGGCGCAACGCGCGCCGTGATCGTGGTCGGCGCACTGGCCGAAAATCATCCGCAGGCGGCTGCGCTGCGTGCCGCTGCACGCGATTTCGCCGCCTCAACCGGCGCATCGCTGTGCCGGATTCCGCAGGGTGCCAACGCGTTGGGTCTGGTGTCGCAAGGTGTGCTGCCGACCGCACGCGATGTCGCCGGCATGCTGGCGCAGCCGCGTCAGGCCTATGTGCTCTATGGCATCGAGCCGGGCCTGGATTTTGCCGATGCCGCCGCTGCACGCAGCGCGCTGGCCGGTTCCAAAGTGGTCGCTTTCAGTCAGTTCGCCTGCGCATCGACGCGTGATGTGGCCGACGTGATTCTGCCAATTGGCGCATTGCCGGAAATCGACGCATCGCTGACCAATCTCGATGGTCGCGTGCAGACCGCACGTGCCGCAGGCCGTTTGCCGATCGAGGCGCGCGAAGGTTGGCGCGTACTGCGCGCGCTCGGTGGTGAGCTTGGTTTGGCCGGCTTTGAATTCATCGATCTGGTCGGCCTACGTGCCGGCATGCAGAACCGCAGCGTCAGCCCCGTAATGTCGGCACAGCCGGTGGCAGCGAGCGACGGACTGGAAGTGGCCGCAACTGCTGCGATCTACCGCACCGATGCCGTCGTACGTCGCGCTGCTGCGCTGCAGTCGCATCCGCTCAATATCGCGCCGTGTGTGGCGATGCACCCGGAGCAGGCTGTGCAGTTGCAGGTTGGCGAAGGCCAGATCGTCAAGATCGGTACCGATGCCGGTCGCGCGACGCTGCCGGTGGTGCTGGACAAGCGCGTCGCACCGGGCACGGTGTGGATTGAATGCGGCCATGGCGCAACCGCGCCGCTCGGTGCCGGTCGTGTAACGGTGGTGGCTGCATGA
- a CDS encoding NADH-quinone oxidoreductase subunit J, which produces MMDWVTIAFYAFSTVAVVSAGAVISVRNPVYAVLCLILTFFSMACIWLLVGAEFLGVTLVLVYVGAVMVLFLFVVMMLDIDTSRLREGWVKYMPVGVIVAVAMLAQMVTLIGVKSRSATPFPVGNAAARAADVSNLTWLAKSLYTEFLLPFEFAAVILTVAVVAAVMLTLRKRTGIKIQIASEQSRVKAGDRLRIVKMAVEKPVQVAPKIDAADGQEAKS; this is translated from the coding sequence GTGATGGACTGGGTCACTATTGCTTTTTACGCCTTCTCCACTGTCGCGGTCGTGTCGGCCGGGGCGGTGATCAGCGTGCGCAACCCGGTGTACGCCGTGTTGTGCCTGATCCTCACCTTTTTCTCGATGGCGTGCATCTGGTTGCTGGTCGGCGCCGAGTTCCTCGGTGTCACACTGGTGCTGGTTTACGTCGGCGCGGTGATGGTGCTGTTCCTGTTCGTTGTGATGATGCTGGACATCGACACCAGCCGCCTGCGCGAGGGTTGGGTCAAGTACATGCCGGTCGGTGTCATCGTGGCGGTTGCCATGTTGGCGCAGATGGTGACCTTGATCGGCGTCAAGTCGCGTAGCGCTACGCCGTTCCCGGTCGGCAACGCTGCTGCGCGAGCTGCCGATGTTTCGAACCTGACCTGGCTGGCCAAGAGCCTGTATACCGAGTTTCTGCTGCCGTTCGAGTTTGCTGCGGTGATCCTGACCGTAGCCGTGGTGGCTGCGGTGATGCTGACCCTGCGCAAGCGCACCGGCATCAAGATTCAGATTGCCAGCGAGCAATCCCGTGTGAAGGCTGGCGACCGCTTGCGCATTGTCAAAATGGCGGTTGAAAAGCCGGTACAGGTTGCGCCGAAGATCGATGCGGCGGACGGACAGGAGGCGAAGTCTTGA
- a CDS encoding NADH-quinone oxidoreductase subunit M, producing MSNWPLLSILIWLPIIGGALILALRNAETARWASLAVAVATFVLSLPLLGYNIANNDAMQLIELHAWIPAYNIGYNLGVDGIAVALIVLTTLVTVLALIGAWRSIDKRVNQYVAAFLILEGVTVGIFAATDAMLFYVFFEAMLIPMFLIIGVWGGPRRIYAAMKFFLYTFLGSVLMLVGLVYLYLKGGSFQLADLYVLQLTTKEQTWIFFAFLIAFAVKVPMFPVHTWLPDAHVEAPTAGSVILAAIALKIGGYGFLRFNLPIVPDASHEFAWLVIALSLIAVVYVGLVALVQEDMKKLVAYSSIAHMGFVTLGTFIAFTLVREYGSTDAARLGLQGAMVQMISHGFVSGAMFSCIGVLYDRMHTRRIADYGGVVNVMPWFATFSMLFFMANAGLPGTSGFVGEFMVILASFQKHPLVAFAAATTLVITAAYTLWLYKRVFFGEVANAHVAELKDINGREAFVLGVFAAGVLALGLYPKPLTDLMEPSIAKLATQIAATKL from the coding sequence GTGTCGAACTGGCCTTTACTGTCTATCTTGATCTGGCTACCGATTATCGGTGGCGCCCTGATCCTAGCGTTGCGCAACGCCGAGACTGCTCGCTGGGCATCTCTGGCGGTGGCGGTGGCGACCTTTGTGCTGAGTCTGCCGCTGTTGGGCTACAACATCGCCAATAACGACGCCATGCAGCTCATCGAACTGCATGCCTGGATCCCGGCTTATAACATCGGCTACAACCTGGGCGTGGATGGCATCGCGGTGGCGTTGATCGTGCTGACCACGCTGGTGACGGTGCTGGCCCTGATCGGTGCCTGGCGTTCGATCGACAAGCGCGTCAATCAGTACGTGGCCGCTTTCCTGATCCTGGAAGGTGTCACGGTCGGTATTTTTGCTGCCACCGACGCGATGCTGTTCTACGTCTTCTTCGAAGCCATGCTGATCCCGATGTTTCTGATCATCGGTGTGTGGGGCGGTCCGCGGCGTATCTATGCGGCAATGAAGTTTTTCCTCTACACCTTCCTCGGGTCGGTTCTAATGCTGGTGGGCTTGGTGTACCTGTATCTGAAGGGCGGCAGCTTCCAGCTGGCCGATCTCTACGTACTGCAGCTGACCACCAAGGAACAGACCTGGATCTTCTTCGCTTTCCTGATCGCCTTTGCGGTTAAGGTGCCGATGTTCCCGGTGCACACCTGGTTGCCGGACGCGCACGTCGAGGCGCCGACTGCCGGTTCGGTGATTCTGGCCGCGATTGCGTTGAAGATCGGTGGCTACGGCTTCCTTCGCTTCAACCTGCCGATCGTGCCGGATGCGAGCCATGAGTTTGCCTGGCTGGTCATCGCGCTATCGCTGATCGCGGTGGTCTACGTCGGTCTGGTGGCGTTGGTACAGGAAGACATGAAGAAACTGGTGGCGTATTCGTCCATCGCACACATGGGCTTCGTCACCCTCGGGACCTTCATCGCTTTCACGCTGGTGCGCGAGTACGGCAGCACCGACGCAGCTCGCCTGGGCTTGCAGGGTGCGATGGTGCAGATGATTTCGCACGGCTTCGTGTCAGGCGCAATGTTTTCCTGCATCGGCGTACTGTACGACCGCATGCATACGCGCCGCATTGCCGATTACGGCGGCGTGGTCAACGTGATGCCTTGGTTTGCAACGTTCTCCATGTTGTTCTTCATGGCCAATGCCGGTCTGCCGGGTACCAGTGGTTTCGTTGGCGAATTCATGGTGATTCTCGCAAGCTTCCAGAAGCATCCGTTGGTCGCCTTCGCTGCCGCCACCACGCTGGTAATCACTGCCGCTTATACGCTGTGGCTCTACAAGCGCGTGTTCTTCGGCGAAGTGGCTAACGCACATGTGGCCGAGCTGAAGGACATCAATGGCCGTGAAGCCTTCGTGTTGGGGGTGTTCGCCGCTGGCGTACTGGCCCTGGGCCTTTACCCGAAGCCGCTGACCGACTTGATGGAACCATCGATCGCCAAGCTGGCTACCCAGATTGCCGCGACCAAGCTCTAA
- the nuoK gene encoding NADH-quinone oxidoreductase subunit NuoK, with protein sequence MITLGHLLGLGAVLFCISLAGIFLNRKNIIVLLMSIELMLLSVNVNFIAFSRELGDTAGQLFVFFILTVAAAEAAIGLAILVTLFRTRRTINVAEVDTLKG encoded by the coding sequence TTGATTACCTTGGGCCACCTGCTTGGACTTGGCGCGGTGCTGTTCTGCATCTCCCTGGCCGGCATCTTTCTCAACCGTAAGAACATCATCGTGTTGCTGATGTCGATCGAGTTGATGCTGCTGTCGGTCAACGTCAACTTCATTGCGTTCTCGCGCGAACTCGGCGACACCGCCGGTCAGTTGTTCGTGTTCTTCATCCTGACCGTTGCCGCCGCGGAGGCTGCGATCGGCCTTGCGATCCTGGTGACTCTGTTCCGCACGCGCCGCACGATCAATGTGGCCGAAGTCGATACGTTGAAGGGCTGA
- the nuoH gene encoding NADH-quinone oxidoreductase subunit NuoH: protein MNELLLNVVVPLHQWFLGLGDGGVLLWTVLKILLIAVPVIVTVAFYVVWERKLIGWMHVRHGPMYVGMGIFQAFADVFKLLFKEIVQPSSAHKAMFIIAPLLTLAPAFAAWSVVPFDAKLVLSNANVGLLYLLAMTSLGVYGIILAGWASNSKYAFLGAMRSAAQVVSYEIAMGFALVGVMIASGSVNLSQIVFAQAGNSGFFDWFLIPLFPLFIVYWVSGVAETNRAPFDVVEGESEIVAGHMVEYSGGAFALFFLAEYANMILVSFLISIFFLGGWLSPIQGWVTADISPWIDWLWKGGWPWLLMKVFFFASAYIWFRASFPRYRYDQIMRLGWKVFIPLTIVWIAVTALMVFYGVIQKGV from the coding sequence ATGAACGAATTGCTGTTGAACGTAGTTGTCCCCCTCCACCAGTGGTTCCTCGGACTGGGCGATGGCGGCGTACTGCTTTGGACTGTATTGAAGATACTGCTGATTGCCGTGCCGGTGATCGTGACGGTAGCCTTCTATGTGGTCTGGGAGCGCAAGCTGATCGGCTGGATGCACGTGCGTCACGGGCCGATGTACGTGGGTATGGGGATTTTTCAGGCCTTCGCCGACGTGTTCAAACTGCTGTTCAAGGAGATCGTGCAGCCCAGCAGTGCGCATAAAGCGATGTTTATCATCGCGCCGCTGCTGACCCTGGCACCGGCCTTCGCGGCTTGGTCGGTGGTGCCGTTCGATGCGAAACTGGTGCTGTCCAACGCCAATGTCGGTTTGCTGTATCTGCTTGCTATGACCTCGCTGGGCGTATACGGCATCATCCTGGCCGGTTGGGCCTCCAACTCCAAGTACGCGTTCCTGGGCGCTATGCGCTCGGCGGCGCAGGTTGTGAGCTACGAAATTGCCATGGGTTTTGCGCTGGTCGGCGTGATGATTGCCTCCGGCAGCGTCAACCTGAGTCAGATCGTGTTTGCGCAGGCAGGCAACTCGGGCTTTTTCGACTGGTTCCTGATTCCGCTGTTCCCGTTGTTTATCGTGTACTGGGTCTCCGGCGTCGCCGAAACCAACCGCGCGCCGTTCGACGTAGTGGAAGGCGAATCGGAAATCGTCGCCGGCCACATGGTGGAGTACTCGGGCGGTGCGTTCGCGCTGTTCTTCCTTGCCGAATACGCAAACATGATCTTGGTCAGCTTTCTGATCTCGATCTTCTTCCTCGGTGGCTGGTTGAGTCCGATTCAGGGCTGGGTCACTGCAGATATCTCGCCGTGGATCGACTGGTTGTGGAAGGGCGGTTGGCCCTGGCTGCTGATGAAGGTGTTCTTCTTCGCCAGCGCCTACATTTGGTTCCGTGCCAGCTTCCCCCGCTACCGCTATGACCAGATCATGCGTCTGGGCTGGAAGGTGTTCATTCCGCTCACGATCGTGTGGATCGCAGTGACGGCGTTAATGGTGTTTTACGGCGTGATCCAGAAGGGCGTGTAA
- the nuoE gene encoding NADH-quinone oxidoreductase subunit NuoE translates to MKATGNFEAARDVDPQVVLSEKTRAHIDHWLSKFPPDRKRSAVLQGLHAAQEQNQGWLTDELIVGVAKYLELPPVWAYEVASFYSMFETERVGRHNVAFCTNISCWLNGAEDLLAHAENKLGCKLGQSTADGRVYLKREEECLAACSAAPMMVINGHYHEHLTKEKVDALLDGLE, encoded by the coding sequence ATGAAGGCGACGGGTAATTTCGAAGCGGCGCGCGATGTCGATCCGCAGGTAGTGCTGAGCGAGAAGACGCGCGCGCACATCGATCATTGGTTGAGCAAGTTCCCGCCCGATCGCAAGCGTTCGGCAGTGCTGCAGGGCCTGCATGCTGCGCAGGAGCAGAACCAGGGTTGGTTGACCGACGAATTGATCGTTGGCGTCGCCAAGTATCTGGAACTGCCGCCGGTGTGGGCTTACGAGGTCGCCAGTTTCTACTCGATGTTCGAGACCGAGCGTGTCGGCCGCCACAACGTGGCGTTCTGCACCAACATCAGCTGCTGGCTCAATGGCGCCGAAGATCTATTGGCGCACGCGGAAAACAAACTAGGTTGCAAGCTGGGGCAATCGACGGCCGATGGCCGCGTCTACCTCAAGCGCGAAGAAGAGTGCCTGGCGGCCTGCTCTGCAGCGCCGATGATGGTCATCAACGGCCATTACCACGAGCACCTGACGAAAGAGAAGGTCGACGCGCTGCTGGACGGGCTGGAGTAA
- the nuoL gene encoding NADH-quinone oxidoreductase subunit L — MEITLSKSLLIAVVLAPLIGSIIAGLFGRQVGRKGAQYVTIFGVLVSCVLSSLTLYQLVEQGSSPFNQNLYAFFDVGNYSAHVGFMVDRLTAMMMVVVTFVSLLVHIYTIGYMEEDPGYQRFFSYISLFTFSMLTLVMSNNFLQLFFGWEAVGLVSYLLIGFWFKRPTAVFANMKAFLVNRVGDFGFILGIAGVLLWFGSLDYSTVFANATTVAGAKVQLFPGHEWSVMTLICICLFIGAMGKSAQVPLHVWLPDSMEGPTPISALIHAATMVTAGIFMVARMSPLFELSETALDFILFIGATTAFFTGLIGIVQNDIKRVVAYSTLSQLGYMTVALGVSAYSAAVFHLMTHAFFKALLFLAAGSVIIGMHHEQDMRKMGGLRKYMKVTYWTSVIGTLALVGTPFFSGFYSKDTIIESAAHHAHESHSWIATYAYWAVLGGVLVTSFYSFRLLFLTFHGKERFRQAHAHDSHAHHGGDSAHTDAEAQVNAHDSHVHDDHARHTHGHDDHGHGHHGAHEPHESKWVVTLPLILLAIPSMAIGFFTIGPMLFGTDWQGHHAAHALKGQAVSFFTGIVDFYDPAGDTVGALGEEFHGPVAFALHGMMAVPFLLTVAGLLLAALFYLWKPELATKSRKAFAPIVWLLENKYGFDKLWINGFAGGGVVLGKASRAIDTHVVDGVVVNGSARLIDLAANLLRRTQSGFLYHYAFAMIIGLIALLAVLMHFWR; from the coding sequence ATGGAAATCACTCTCTCCAAGAGTCTGTTGATCGCGGTGGTGCTTGCGCCGCTGATCGGCAGCATCATCGCCGGCCTGTTCGGTCGCCAGGTAGGGCGCAAGGGCGCGCAATACGTCACCATTTTCGGTGTGTTGGTCAGCTGCGTACTGTCGAGCCTGACGCTGTATCAACTGGTGGAACAGGGCTCCAGCCCGTTCAACCAGAACCTGTACGCTTTCTTCGATGTCGGCAACTACTCGGCGCATGTCGGCTTCATGGTCGACCGCCTGACCGCGATGATGATGGTGGTGGTGACCTTCGTGTCGTTGCTGGTGCACATCTACACCATCGGTTACATGGAAGAAGACCCGGGCTACCAGCGCTTCTTCAGCTACATCTCCCTGTTCACCTTTTCCATGCTGACGCTGGTGATGAGCAACAACTTCCTGCAGCTGTTCTTCGGCTGGGAAGCGGTGGGTCTGGTGTCGTACCTGCTGATCGGTTTCTGGTTCAAGCGACCGACTGCCGTGTTCGCCAACATGAAGGCGTTCCTGGTCAACCGAGTCGGCGACTTTGGCTTCATTCTCGGCATTGCCGGCGTGCTGTTGTGGTTCGGCTCACTGGATTATTCCACCGTGTTCGCCAACGCGACCACCGTGGCTGGTGCAAAGGTGCAGCTGTTCCCAGGCCACGAATGGAGCGTGATGACGCTGATTTGCATCTGCCTGTTCATTGGCGCGATGGGCAAGTCGGCGCAGGTGCCGCTGCACGTGTGGCTGCCGGACTCGATGGAGGGACCGACTCCGATTTCGGCACTGATCCACGCCGCAACGATGGTGACCGCAGGTATCTTTATGGTCGCGCGCATGTCGCCGCTGTTCGAGCTGTCGGAAACCGCGCTCGATTTCATTCTGTTCATCGGTGCAACCACGGCCTTCTTCACCGGCCTGATCGGCATCGTGCAGAATGACATCAAGCGCGTGGTCGCTTATTCGACGCTGTCCCAGCTCGGCTACATGACCGTGGCGTTGGGTGTGTCCGCGTACTCGGCAGCCGTGTTCCATCTGATGACGCATGCCTTCTTCAAGGCGCTGCTGTTCCTGGCGGCTGGCTCGGTCATTATCGGCATGCACCACGAGCAGGACATGCGCAAGATGGGCGGCCTGCGCAAGTACATGAAGGTGACCTACTGGACCAGCGTGATCGGTACCTTGGCATTGGTCGGTACGCCGTTCTTCTCCGGTTTTTACTCGAAAGACACCATCATCGAGTCGGCAGCGCATCATGCTCATGAGTCGCATAGCTGGATCGCTACTTACGCTTACTGGGCCGTGCTCGGTGGCGTGCTGGTGACCAGCTTCTATAGCTTCCGTCTGCTGTTCCTGACCTTCCACGGCAAGGAGCGCTTCCGCCAGGCCCATGCGCACGATTCGCATGCCCATCATGGCGGCGACAGCGCGCACACCGATGCCGAAGCTCAGGTCAACGCGCACGACAGTCACGTGCATGATGATCATGCACGCCACACGCACGGCCACGATGATCACGGCCATGGGCACCACGGTGCCCACGAGCCGCATGAGTCCAAGTGGGTGGTGACGCTACCGCTGATCCTGTTGGCGATCCCCTCGATGGCCATTGGCTTCTTCACCATCGGTCCGATGTTGTTCGGTACCGATTGGCAGGGTCACCATGCGGCGCACGCGCTCAAGGGGCAGGCCGTGTCGTTCTTCACCGGTATCGTCGATTTCTACGACCCGGCAGGCGATACCGTTGGTGCGCTGGGCGAAGAGTTTCATGGCCCGGTCGCCTTCGCGTTGCACGGCATGATGGCGGTGCCGTTTCTCCTGACTGTTGCCGGTCTATTGCTGGCCGCGCTGTTCTACCTGTGGAAGCCGGAGCTAGCCACCAAGTCGCGCAAGGCGTTCGCACCGATCGTGTGGCTGCTGGAAAACAAGTACGGTTTCGACAAGCTCTGGATCAATGGCTTCGCCGGTGGCGGTGTTGTCCTTGGCAAGGCGTCACGTGCAATCGATACCCATGTGGTCGACGGCGTTGTCGTCAATGGTTCTGCCCGACTGATCGACCTGGCTGCAAATCTGCTGCGTCGCACGCAATCCGGTTTCCTTTATCACTACGCCTTCGCAATGATCATCGGTTTGATCGCCTTGTTGGCGGTACTGATGCATTTCTGGCGTTGA